From the genome of Haladaptatus paucihalophilus DX253, one region includes:
- a CDS encoding cupin domain-containing protein, whose translation MTDENFVSSEDVPTQLFDWGTLKWMATPDVNGSERFSAGAVQLAPGKGHELHTHPDSDEILYVISGEGEQTIEDETREVGPGEMIFVPAGTEHGTINTGWQPLQLLAVYSPPGPEDVLADLPECEIVPAGEIPSRDGK comes from the coding sequence ATGACAGACGAGAACTTCGTTAGCAGCGAAGACGTACCGACTCAGTTGTTCGATTGGGGAACCCTCAAATGGATGGCCACACCCGACGTCAACGGCTCCGAGCGATTCAGCGCCGGTGCCGTCCAACTCGCGCCCGGAAAAGGTCACGAGTTACATACACATCCAGATAGCGATGAGATACTGTACGTCATCAGCGGGGAAGGAGAACAGACTATCGAGGACGAAACGCGCGAGGTCGGACCGGGCGAAATGATATTCGTCCCTGCTGGAACCGAGCACGGAACGATAAACACCGGCTGGCAACCGCTCCAATTACTAGCAGTGTACTCACCACCCGGTCCGGAAGATGTCTTGGCCGACCTCCCAGAATGCGAAATCGTGCCTGCTGGAGAGATACCAAGTCGAGACGGCAAGTGA
- a CDS encoding phosphoenolpyruvate hydrolase family protein, with product MKFTREESLARLEKTIANGEPIIGAGAGTGISAKFAERGGVDMLIIYNSGRYRMNGRGSLAGLLPYGDANKIVVEMGHEVLPVVEDTPVLAGVNGTDPFRQMDVFIEDLKRRGFSGVQNFPTVGLIDEGSQFRQNIEETGMGYDKEVDMIQEAAEQDMLTCPYVFTEEQAREMTKVGADVIVSHMGLTTSGDIGAETALDLDDAAERVQAHHDAAKAVNDDVMVICHGGPIAWPDDAEYVLNNTEGVVGFFGASSLERLPTEEAIQNQARDFKEIEF from the coding sequence ATGAAATTCACACGTGAGGAGTCGCTCGCGCGGCTCGAAAAAACGATAGCCAACGGCGAACCTATCATCGGAGCCGGTGCGGGAACCGGTATTTCGGCGAAGTTCGCCGAGCGAGGCGGCGTCGATATGCTCATCATCTACAACTCGGGACGGTACCGGATGAACGGCCGAGGCTCCCTCGCTGGACTGCTTCCGTACGGCGACGCCAATAAAATCGTCGTGGAGATGGGCCACGAGGTCCTGCCGGTCGTCGAGGACACGCCGGTCCTTGCGGGTGTCAACGGAACCGACCCGTTCCGTCAAATGGACGTCTTTATCGAAGATCTGAAACGCCGTGGGTTCTCGGGCGTCCAAAACTTCCCGACGGTTGGGCTTATCGACGAGGGAAGTCAATTCCGGCAGAACATAGAGGAAACGGGGATGGGCTACGACAAGGAGGTAGACATGATCCAGGAGGCGGCCGAACAGGACATGCTGACCTGTCCGTACGTGTTCACCGAAGAGCAAGCTCGCGAGATGACCAAGGTGGGTGCCGACGTCATCGTTTCGCACATGGGACTCACCACCTCCGGCGATATCGGTGCGGAGACGGCGCTGGATCTGGACGATGCCGCGGAACGTGTTCAAGCCCATCACGATGCTGCAAAAGCGGTCAACGACGATGTCATGGTCATCTGTCACGGCGGTCCGATAGCGTGGCCGGACGACGCCGAGTACGTGCTCAACAATACGGAAGGCGTCGTCGGCTTCTTCGGTGCATCGAGTCTCGAGCGCTTGCCGACAGAAGAAGCGATTCAGAACCAAGCCCGAGACTTCAAAGAGATCGAGTTCTAG
- a CDS encoding Tm-1-like ATP-binding domain-containing protein, whose translation MAVVLIGTLDTKGEELEFAREIIEAHDIDVHLIDVGVMDDPDIEPETSAHDVAEAGGTSLERLREGADRGDAIETMGDGAAAIASRLHDEGVLEGIVGLGGSGNTSIATTAMRALPVGVPKLMVSTMASGDTEPYVGAKDVMMLYSVADIEGLNQLSRRVISNATLAMVGMVANEPDITVSEKPTVAITMFGVTTPCVHAAREYLESKGYETIVFHATGTGGRAMEQLVRQGVVDGVLDVTTTEWADELVGGVLSAGETRLDAAAEMGIPQVVSPGALDMVNFGPRDSVPETFEGRTFHIHNPQVTLMRTTPEENAELGEIIAKKLNASTGPTALILPLGGVSLIDVEGEDFHDPEADSKLFDALREHLDENVELVEVDAAINDEEFATAIAEKLDEYLRATDGGR comes from the coding sequence ATGGCAGTCGTACTCATCGGGACGCTGGACACGAAAGGGGAGGAACTGGAGTTCGCCCGAGAAATCATCGAAGCACACGATATCGACGTCCACCTGATCGACGTTGGGGTGATGGACGACCCCGACATCGAACCGGAGACGTCGGCACACGATGTTGCCGAGGCGGGTGGTACCAGCCTCGAACGACTTCGGGAGGGGGCCGACCGTGGGGACGCCATCGAGACGATGGGCGACGGCGCTGCTGCCATCGCATCTCGGCTTCACGACGAGGGCGTTCTCGAAGGTATCGTGGGACTCGGCGGGTCAGGCAACACCTCTATCGCAACCACAGCGATGCGCGCACTGCCCGTCGGGGTTCCGAAACTGATGGTCTCGACGATGGCCTCCGGCGACACGGAACCGTACGTCGGCGCGAAAGACGTGATGATGCTGTACTCGGTCGCCGACATCGAAGGGCTCAATCAGCTCTCCCGCCGCGTCATCTCCAACGCGACGCTCGCGATGGTTGGTATGGTCGCCAACGAACCGGACATCACGGTCAGTGAAAAACCGACAGTCGCCATCACGATGTTCGGGGTGACGACTCCTTGCGTGCATGCGGCACGCGAGTATCTGGAATCGAAGGGGTACGAGACGATAGTCTTCCACGCGACCGGAACCGGTGGCCGAGCGATGGAGCAGCTCGTCAGACAGGGCGTCGTCGACGGCGTGCTCGACGTTACGACAACCGAATGGGCCGACGAACTCGTCGGCGGTGTTCTGAGTGCTGGGGAAACACGGCTCGATGCGGCCGCGGAGATGGGAATTCCACAAGTCGTCTCGCCGGGTGCGCTCGATATGGTCAACTTCGGTCCGCGGGATTCCGTGCCGGAGACGTTCGAGGGGCGGACGTTCCACATTCACAATCCACAGGTGACGTTGATGCGAACGACACCCGAGGAGAACGCCGAGCTCGGCGAAATCATCGCGAAGAAACTGAACGCGTCCACGGGGCCGACTGCGCTGATTCTCCCGCTCGGTGGCGTCTCGCTCATCGATGTCGAGGGAGAAGATTTCCACGACCCGGAGGCGGATTCGAAGTTGTTCGACGCCCTGCGGGAACACCTCGACGAGAACGTGGAGTTGGTCGAAGTCGATGCCGCGATCAACGACGAGGAGTTCGCGACGGCAATCGCCGAAAAACTCGACGAGTATCTGCGCGCGACCGATGGTGGTCGATAA
- a CDS encoding cytochrome P450: MASADQDVVIQDPLHQPLPEELSTDEAQLHRPSWYAEMRREQPVRYDEERERWDVFRYEDVNSILRDHETYTTTFGSSSEGKSMFTEDPPEHGRLRNFASSWFSPRTLREKRTRFEEIADELIDDIEPGNVDIISEFAHPYPVTVIAESLGLPIEDYEQFIEWSDASLRVPPRTDEEDEITVEEQETAIREMNQYFSELIKERTDGDGNDLITIAATNDNLSHKEKVTFCHGILVAGNVTTINLITNALWCFQEFDLFDDIRSGAIDRKQAIEEVLRYRSPAQSLLRRTTRPVEIGGKEIEEGELIVAWNGSANHDPATFDAPEEFRPERKPNRHIAFGGGIHICLGAPLARLEADIALERLLDRFEVIEPDLSDLSPQATPFGLKSLPCHIEK; the protein is encoded by the coding sequence ATGGCATCCGCTGACCAAGACGTTGTGATTCAGGATCCATTGCACCAGCCGCTCCCTGAAGAATTGTCCACTGATGAGGCACAGCTTCATCGACCTAGTTGGTACGCCGAGATGCGCCGAGAGCAACCCGTCCGATACGATGAAGAGCGTGAGCGATGGGACGTGTTCCGCTACGAAGATGTCAATTCCATCCTTCGTGACCACGAAACATACACGACTACTTTTGGCAGTAGCAGCGAAGGGAAGTCGATGTTTACAGAGGACCCGCCCGAACACGGTCGACTCCGCAATTTCGCGAGTAGTTGGTTCTCTCCTCGTACGTTGAGAGAAAAGCGGACACGTTTCGAAGAGATCGCTGACGAGCTAATCGACGATATCGAGCCGGGGAATGTCGATATCATCTCGGAGTTCGCGCACCCGTATCCAGTCACTGTTATCGCAGAGTCGCTTGGCCTCCCTATCGAAGACTACGAACAGTTCATCGAATGGTCCGATGCGTCCTTGCGTGTACCTCCCCGAACCGATGAGGAGGACGAGATAACTGTCGAAGAGCAGGAGACGGCGATTCGGGAGATGAACCAATATTTCTCGGAACTAATTAAGGAACGCACCGACGGAGATGGCAACGACTTGATTACGATTGCGGCGACAAATGACAACCTGAGCCACAAAGAGAAAGTTACATTTTGCCATGGAATTCTCGTCGCGGGGAACGTGACGACGATCAACCTCATCACGAACGCTCTCTGGTGTTTTCAAGAGTTCGATCTATTCGATGATATCCGTTCGGGAGCAATCGATCGAAAACAAGCGATCGAAGAAGTCCTTCGCTACCGGTCCCCCGCGCAGTCACTACTACGAAGAACGACGCGGCCCGTGGAAATCGGCGGCAAGGAGATCGAGGAAGGAGAGCTAATCGTCGCGTGGAACGGATCCGCAAACCACGACCCGGCGACGTTCGATGCGCCCGAGGAGTTCCGCCCCGAGCGAAAACCGAACCGCCATATCGCATTCGGAGGGGGAATCCATATCTGCTTAGGGGCACCCCTCGCTCGGCTAGAAGCGGATATCGCACTTGAGAGGCTTCTTGATCGATTCGAAGTCATCGAACCGGATCTCTCGGATCTGTCTCCTCAAGCGACTCCGTTCGGTCTCAAATCACTCCCCTGCCATATCGAGAAATAG